In Macrobrachium nipponense isolate FS-2020 chromosome 25, ASM1510439v2, whole genome shotgun sequence, one genomic interval encodes:
- the LOC135199077 gene encoding uncharacterized protein LOC135199077 — MIILVNSTEANAITKNNANPLPSIKVLLLKVKESKFLATLDLKACLDDENDIIVVGATVEELKSNLIQVLETLRRHGMKINVEKCKFFQAEVEFLGHLVISEGLKPCANKVVAMKVFPRPKHAKDVASFLGLAGYCRKFIRNFGQIARPLDALRKQPDFQWGEKEEEAFQKFKDALMSDELLAYPRFDRPFSVTTDASDIAIGGVISQIDDEDFHRSSTINVHAEEERDYKLPNSLDRVNFRV, encoded by the exons atgataattttagttaATAGTACAGAAGCTAATGCCATTACCAAGAATAATGCCAATCCATTGCCCTCGATCAAAGTGCTTTTgcttaaagtaaaggagagtaagtttctcgccacattggatctcaaggcttgccttgatgatgaaa atgatatcattgtagttggtgctactgtagaggagcTTAAATCtaacctgatacaagttttggaaACATTAAGAcgtcatgggatgaaaataaatgtagaaaaatgtaagtttttccaggccgaagtagaatttttggggcacctagtaatatctgaaggccttaagccttgtgccaaTAAGGTTGTAGCAATGAAAGTATTTccacgaccaaaacatgcgaaagatgtagccagcttcctcggactcgCGGGTTACTGTCGGAAGTTCATTAGAAATTTTGGACAGATAGCGAGACCGTTAgatgcattaaggaagcaacctgatttccaatggggtgagaaagaggaagaagcttttcagaaatttaaagatgccctaatgagcgacgaactcttggcttatccgaggttcgatcgcCCTTTTTCTGTGACCACAgacgcaagtgatattgcgatagggggagtaatctcccagattgacgatgaag attttcacagatcatcaaccattaatGTACATGCtgaagaagagcgagattacaaattGCCAAACTCGTTAGATCGAGTgaattttagagtttga